In Calditrichia bacterium, one DNA window encodes the following:
- a CDS encoding LEA type 2 family protein: METRSKWLKSLLFIVLVGVISGCSTLSQLAKMQKPEARVQNVRVTGLSFNTIDLMFDIDVRNPNTVGINLNSFDYNLNINGNSFLSGDNQDGLEIAANGQKTVNLPLTLKFSDIYNTFSGVQKQDSTGYELSAGFAFNVPVLGAVRIPVSKAGSIPNVKLPKISVGGLKLNNLSLSGADLELKLNVENPNVFGLNLSKLNYNFNVNDKNWGSGVADQMMSVNEKGTGELKIPFKLNFMEMGMTLYNMLKGDDQLNYNLKGNLDFGTSLPLLKGTTLNFDKDGNIQVQR; encoded by the coding sequence ATGGAAACCCGTTCGAAATGGTTAAAATCCTTATTGTTTATTGTTTTGGTTGGAGTGATTTCCGGTTGCAGCACATTAAGCCAGCTTGCCAAAATGCAAAAACCCGAAGCTCGGGTGCAAAATGTTCGCGTGACCGGATTGTCGTTTAACACAATCGATCTGATGTTTGATATTGATGTGCGAAATCCCAACACCGTCGGTATCAATTTGAACAGTTTCGATTACAACCTGAATATCAACGGAAATTCTTTTTTAAGCGGTGACAATCAGGACGGATTGGAAATTGCCGCCAATGGTCAAAAAACGGTGAATCTGCCGCTAACATTAAAATTTTCAGACATTTACAACACCTTTTCGGGTGTGCAAAAACAGGACAGCACCGGCTATGAGCTGAGCGCTGGTTTTGCATTTAACGTGCCGGTTTTGGGTGCCGTGCGCATTCCGGTCAGCAAGGCGGGCAGTATTCCTAACGTAAAATTGCCGAAAATCAGCGTTGGCGGATTGAAACTCAACAACCTCAGCCTTTCCGGTGCAGATCTGGAATTGAAACTCAACGTGGAAAATCCCAATGTTTTTGGACTCAACCTTTCCAAATTAAATTACAATTTCAACGTGAACGATAAAAACTGGGGCAGCGGTGTTGCCGATCAAATGATGAGCGTCAACGAAAAAGGCACCGGCGAGCTCAAAATCCCGTTCAAGTTAAATTTTATGGAAATGGGGATGACCCTTTACAACATGCTCAAAGGCGATGACCAGTTGAATTACAACCTGAAAGGCAATCTGGATTTTGGCACATCGTTGCCGCTGCTGAAAGGCACCACGTTGAACTTTGACAAAGACGGCAACATTCAAGTGCAACGCTAA
- a CDS encoding methyltransferase domain-containing protein, producing MNNFGLPEELGWRFDSLYQWLSRKYPMTVEHIEIGGHTFQINKITDPTAALEEAVAANSMDSFATPYWAELWPSAIALSEFVAENAIPNHSTVLELGCGMGLVGIVAGHFGASVVLNDREDDALRLAELNYLINLSVVPEVLQFDWIAPVQRQFSLILAADVVYELAIYQPLLHTFRTMLAPGGEIWLAEPNRPIAKDFFKVLSDNNFVWEMIPKKVTRNGRETRISVYIIRRK from the coding sequence ATGAATAATTTTGGATTACCGGAAGAATTGGGCTGGCGTTTCGACAGCCTTTACCAATGGCTCAGCCGCAAATATCCGATGACAGTTGAGCACATTGAAATCGGCGGGCACACCTTTCAAATAAATAAAATTACCGATCCGACAGCCGCTTTGGAAGAGGCAGTCGCAGCGAATTCGATGGACAGTTTTGCGACGCCCTATTGGGCGGAATTGTGGCCGTCGGCCATCGCGTTGAGCGAATTTGTTGCAGAAAATGCTATTCCCAACCACTCAACGGTGCTCGAATTGGGTTGCGGAATGGGTTTGGTCGGGATTGTTGCCGGGCACTTCGGCGCATCTGTGGTGTTAAACGATCGTGAGGACGATGCGTTGCGATTGGCTGAGTTGAATTATTTGATCAATTTATCGGTGGTGCCGGAAGTATTGCAATTCGATTGGATAGCGCCGGTTCAGCGCCAGTTTTCGCTGATTCTCGCGGCAGATGTGGTCTACGAGTTGGCAATCTATCAACCGTTATTGCATACGTTCCGGACGATGCTGGCGCCCGGCGGGGAAATTTGGCTGGCAGAACCGAATCGCCCGATCGCCAAAGATTTTTTTAAGGTGTTATCCGATAACAATTTTGTTTGGGAAATGATTCCAAAAAAAGTGACCCGGAACGGTCGCGAAACACGAATCTCCGTTTACATTATCCGCCGAAAATAA
- a CDS encoding GNAT family N-acetyltransferase — protein sequence MILGLKLDAIPKKIEAPESVEYQRENLLVSCDPTRLNFDVIHGFLSNSYWSPGIPVDVVKRAAANSLCFGMYENGKQIGYARVITDFTAFAYLADVFVLATHQGRGLGKWLMECIMAHPQLQTIRRWMLATRDAHNLYQQYGFSSINEPKILMEKLSPGKYVAADHQPPKPPEKE from the coding sequence ATGATTCTCGGGCTGAAACTGGATGCTATCCCAAAAAAAATCGAGGCGCCGGAATCGGTTGAATACCAACGCGAAAACCTGCTGGTGAGTTGCGACCCCACCCGTTTAAATTTTGATGTGATTCACGGATTTTTGAGCAATTCCTACTGGTCGCCGGGAATTCCGGTTGACGTTGTAAAACGAGCTGCCGCCAATTCACTCTGTTTTGGGATGTACGAAAACGGTAAACAAATCGGCTATGCTCGTGTAATTACTGATTTTACAGCATTTGCATATTTAGCCGATGTGTTTGTGCTGGCAACGCATCAGGGTAGGGGATTGGGCAAATGGCTGATGGAATGTATTATGGCGCATCCGCAGTTGCAAACCATCCGGCGATGGATGCTGGCAACCAGGGATGCCCATAATCTGTATCAACAATATGGATTTTCGTCGATCAATGAGCCGAAAATTTTGATGGAGAAGTTGAGCCCCGGCAAATACGTTGCTGCGGATCATCAGCCGCCCAAACCTCCGGAAAAAGAATAA
- the rho gene encoding transcription termination factor Rho, producing the protein MSTNTTDGILEIMDGGHGFLRNPLKNFQPQKTDIFVPGKIIKEFNLKDGHHVLGKLGKAPNPNQSKPLKEIVKINGLTIQKYEKLKEYKTSVVIDPEEPLKMQMSENDITGRMIDLFTPIGKGQRGMVISPPKAGKTSILKHVAKAVLQNHADVDVFALLIDERPEEVTDFQRDLPGATVFHSSSDQDVEKHLHITSLAMNTAIRIAESGGDVLVIIDSLTRMGRAFNKDADSGGKTLTGGLAANALEFPRRFFGAARNIENGGSLTIVATILVETGSRMDEVIFQEFKGTGNMDLVLARECAERRLFPAINIRESGTRKEHKLLDMETLDDVNFLRRKVAGLKTAEALEYVLKNMI; encoded by the coding sequence ATGAGCACAAACACAACTGATGGTATTTTGGAAATTATGGATGGCGGACATGGCTTTTTGCGCAATCCGCTAAAAAATTTCCAGCCGCAAAAAACGGATATCTTTGTTCCCGGTAAAATAATCAAAGAATTTAATTTGAAAGATGGTCATCACGTTTTGGGAAAATTAGGGAAAGCACCCAACCCCAACCAATCGAAACCGTTGAAGGAAATCGTTAAAATTAATGGACTTACGATTCAAAAATACGAGAAATTAAAAGAGTACAAAACATCCGTCGTTATCGATCCCGAAGAACCGCTGAAAATGCAGATGAGTGAAAATGATATCACCGGACGGATGATCGATTTATTCACGCCGATCGGCAAAGGGCAGCGGGGAATGGTCATTTCGCCCCCCAAAGCCGGAAAAACCTCCATTCTGAAACACGTCGCAAAAGCGGTGCTGCAAAATCATGCAGATGTGGATGTGTTCGCGCTGTTGATCGACGAGCGTCCGGAGGAAGTCACCGATTTCCAACGGGATTTGCCCGGCGCAACGGTATTTCATTCGTCATCCGATCAGGATGTGGAGAAACATTTGCACATCACCAGTTTGGCGATGAACACGGCCATTCGCATTGCCGAAAGCGGCGGCGATGTGCTGGTAATTATCGATTCGCTAACCCGGATGGGTCGCGCGTTCAATAAAGATGCGGATTCCGGCGGAAAAACCTTAACCGGCGGACTGGCTGCAAATGCGCTGGAATTTCCGCGCCGTTTTTTTGGCGCCGCACGGAATATTGAAAATGGCGGCTCGTTGACCATTGTCGCAACCATTTTAGTGGAAACCGGCAGCCGGATGGATGAGGTAATTTTTCAGGAATTTAAGGGAACCGGCAATATGGATCTGGTTTTGGCGCGCGAATGCGCCGAACGGCGACTGTTTCCGGCAATCAACATCCGGGAATCCGGCACACGGAAAGAACACAAATTGCTCGATATGGAAACGTTGGACGATGTGAATTTTCTGCGCCGGAAAGTTGCCGGCTTAAAGACCGCCGAAGCACTGGAATACGTGCTCAAAAATATGATCTGA